atacataaaaacagaaaataaagaaagatgctaaataaaaaataaatataaacaataaacaataaacaataaagaaacaaacaaacataatcccattaaataaaaataggatTTGAAGAATTTGTGTTAAAACAGTAATGAGTAATGAAGGGTCACGGGCATACATTATTACATTACATAATCAGCGGGAAACAATAGGGCGGCGAAATTAGAACCTTTTACTGAACACTCCTATACCGTTACGTCACCCATTAATTTGACCAAGATTCCAACAAATCACCATTACGTGCTTCTCTCTTACTGGACTGTCACGCGCCTTTTCCAGCGGTGACGGAtatgtttaatgtttaaacTAGTTTAGTATAGTTTATAGTTTATACCCACTAGTCTGTGATTAAAACTTCACCGAAACAacaagaaggaagaagaagaagaagaagggatgACGCTGGGGCTTATCAATGCGAATCCAGTGGTTCACGCCAAGAAGGAGCGGATCGCTCGCTCGGAAGACTTCCACGGTGACGACGCTGTTGATCCTCTTGAAATCTATGATATCCTTTTCTTAACTGTTTGtgtttttactaaattttgagttctcctttcattttatttgaacttCAATTTTCGCTGTGGTTTCTTGCTTAATTCTGATTATCAAGTTAATTAGATTCCGTTTTGTCTGTATGCTTTTGGAGGAttctcttgttttcttttataattttctagcGCTTTCTTCGTGACCGAACGTGTAAATTTTTTGGATGATTTTGTGGAAATTGAGCTTTCGGAATCTGGTATTTGATTGTCAATTTGTAAATTTCTTGTCCTTGACTTCAATTTTGACACATTTCGTGAGGGATATTAGAGATCCGGAGCATCCGTATTCGTTAGAGCAGCTTAGTGTTCTCTCGGAGGAATCGATCACTGTCGATGAGAAGTTAGGGCGTATCCTGTAAGCTAAACTGCAACTCCTTTATTTTCTCTACctctttgattttgaaagacAATCTGAGATTATTGATTAATAATCGTATGGCTTGCACAAACACGTTCCTCGAGGATTTCTAGTGTAGCTTAAGTTTGATCGAAATGCCGTCAGCTTTGGATTCCTAAATTGTTTGCTGAATTAGTGTTTTTCTCACAGGATAACTTTTACTCCGACTATTCAGCATTGTAGTATGGCGACTGTGATTGGACTCTGTCTGAGAGTGAAACTTAAACATTTCTTTCCTCCACATTATAAGGTCAATTCACATTCCTTTCTTTAGCTACAAACTTGAAACATTGACGTACTGcttcttcaatttcatttctccACTCTACTTGATGCAATGCAATCATCAGATACTAATGGAATCGTGGCTTCTAAATTAATGTTCTCTGTATTCTCAATTTTAGGTGCCTGAACTTTGAAATTAATGTCTGATTCTCCGAATTTTCGGCCTTAATCTTTTAAGAACTCCTTAAATTTAGGTCCTTAACCAAcctgttttaaaatttactaacGAACTTatgaacataaaattgaaagtttaataaCTTAAGAGATAATAAATTGTACATCTTATGTActtgtacatttttaaaaaaattattgaataggCTAAAGATTTGTTAGACATATAATTGAACGTTGAGTGACTTTTGGAGACCTATTAAACAAAACCTTACATTTAATGcaaattcaaagtttaggGGTTAAATTGGATGTTATTAGTTTTTGAGGGAAACGATCATGAGAATAGTGCCTTTGGGGTCATTTCACTTGCAAGGACTGCATGGGGGTAAATTTTAGGTGATTTCTTTTGGGGCTTAGTTTATAAACTTGGATTATATCAGGTTACCATTTAACAAAACTAAGGAGAAGCTTATTGTTCAAGAAAATTAGTtgttaatgaaaattgaaaactaaaaacttgttttctgtttttgaaaattggccAATAATGCAATTCTTTTACTTAAGATTGATAAACCAtggtaagaaaatgaaagaaaatagacatctatttcaaaaatcaaGAATGGTTACCAATTGagactttatattatatataaagacaGATACATTCCCCATCTCTCAATCTTCCCGTCTTCAATTTGCCTTTTAGGTGATTTGATGATATTCATACAACCATGAAGTCAATTTGAATGTTTACCTTACTTGTACAGGATCTACTCTATAGGTTGTATAATTGTATCATT
This is a stretch of genomic DNA from Cucumis sativus cultivar 9930 chromosome 4, Cucumber_9930_V3, whole genome shotgun sequence. It encodes these proteins:
- the LOC101210134 gene encoding protein AE7-like 1: MTLGLINANPVVHAKKERIARSEDFHGDDAVDPLEIYDFVRDIRDPEHPYSLEQLSVLSEESITVDEKLGRILITFTPTIQHCSMATVIGLCLRVKLKHFFPPHYKVDIKVSPGSHANEDSVNKQLNDKERVAAAMENPNLRQLVDECLYSSEL